Within Anopheles nili chromosome 3, idAnoNiliSN_F5_01, whole genome shotgun sequence, the genomic segment CGTACGAGCAATATTTTTTAGCACGCACCAGCAAGGAAAATTACACCCATGGGCCGCCCTCGGTATGCAACATATGTAACAATGCACTGCTCCGCTGGAAAAGCGGTATGTGCCATAAACCCGATCTCCCATTTGTGATACCGATGCTTTGGAGCTCACCTGAGGATCACGTCACAGACTGTTTCTTCTGTCTTACACGTGCTGACGTACCATCCGGAAACGTGCGCATGAACGCGCTCTACCATTTTAAAGTCGAATATCCCATAGTTAGGTCCGCTATCCGGCCAAAAATCTTCGCTTCAAAGAACTCTCACCAGAAAACCGTTGTTCAGTTAGCACATCAGACGCGTTCCGAGTCACCATTGCCAATCGTTGAAAACGATTCAAATGAACCGTTGCTGCTGAAGACGGTGAACAATTTCAGATATCCCCCGGATACCGTATCACAAAAAAACTTGCAACCGCAAGGTACAGTACGAGATAAGACTATGAGATCGTCTGTGGGAATTAGCAGTCTGAAGAGAAAGATTCACTCGGAAGCTATGTATGACGTGACAAAAATTTGCCTGCCAGACTCTAAACCGACAGTTGTGCTGGAACAATCAGAAAAACTGCTTCCATCGTCGGGCTTGCAACACGTTGCTCCGAAATCGGTGGCACCAAATAATACATCTTCACCGAAGATCCTGAATGTGTATTCACTTCACAAAGCTGTTGTAAAACTAGGTATGGTTGAGTAACATTTTCGAGCTAGGGAAATTCTCATTACCGTGGAAAATtgttaattgttttatttctactTTCAGACTGTAATACATTGCAACCGTCAGTAAAGAAAGAAGCTGAACCTGTTATGATCGAAATcatggatgatgatgacgaggtCAACAGCGCTTTAGGAACAAATAAGGACGAAAATGTCAAACTGATACCCACGTGTCTGGGGACGCGGCTAGATGATGGCTTGAATAACCAGGAGCCCCTGAGACCGAGACATGAAAAGATAATTTCAAAACAAGAACAGCTACTTCCGAAGCAGGAATCATTAGTTCCTAAACAGATGTCAGAAATGAAAACAGAACGGACCCAGGAAATAGGAAATTGTTCAGTAGTGGAGCAAAAGTCACACACGCAAAAC encodes:
- the LOC128725075 gene encoding uncharacterized protein LOC128725075, whose amino-acid sequence is MSCKNPKNLFCFVCGAYTPSHHKRSIMTRPLLEAYEQYFLARTSKENYTHGPPSVCNICNNALLRWKSGMCHKPDLPFVIPMLWSSPEDHVTDCFFCLTRADVPSGNVRMNALYHFKVEYPIVRSAIRPKIFASKNSHQKTVVQLAHQTRSESPLPIVENDSNEPLLLKTVNNFRYPPDTVSQKNLQPQGTVRDKTMRSSVGISSLKRKIHSEAMYDVTKICLPDSKPTVVLEQSEKLLPSSGLQHVAPKSVAPNNTSSPKILNVYSLHKAVVKLDCNTLQPSVKKEAEPVMIEIMDDDDEVNSALGTNKDENVKLIPTCLGTRLDDGLNNQEPLRPRHEKIISKQEQLLPKQESLVPKQMSEMKTERTQEIGNCSVVEQKSHTQNPVAVPTIGNITNLSSTVIPNGLVVVKRSRIINSPEEQPAASPQPTSPAITSEIEGPHRITQSELILLLRELELPKDKSAVLIERLKRWNLLAPQLVGSHRARNDETRSEEHSVRQTASVSQTQTKPAQGVPVSAFTPVVSSLVRRKDIQIRSTRTGNRILASPIVSAGNNKIKKSAEVVTAVKHMIEKQTSQQPRWIAIKTRGYSGYPQKTTKRSTSNTS